From a single Populus trichocarpa isolate Nisqually-1 chromosome 17, P.trichocarpa_v4.1, whole genome shotgun sequence genomic region:
- the LOC7484566 gene encoding 40S ribosomal protein S19-3, producing the protein MATAKSVKDVSPHEFVKAYSAHLKRSGKIELPLWTDIVKTGKFKELAPYDPDWYYVRAASMARKIYIRGGLGVGAFRRIYGGSKRNGSRPPHFCKSSGSIARHILQQLQNVNIIDIDPKGGRRITSSGQRDLDQVAGRIVVAP; encoded by the exons ATGGCAACAGCAAAATCTGTGAAGGACGTGTCTCCTCATGAGTTCGTCAAGGCTTACTCTGCTCACCTCAAAAGATCTGGCAAG ATTGAGTTGCCACTATGGACTGATATTGTGAAGACTGGTAAATTTAAGGAGCTTGCACCATATGATCCTGATTGGTACTATGTCAGAGCTG CCTCCATGGCAAGGAAGATTTACATTAGGGGAGGCCTTGGTGTGGGTGCTTTCCGTAGGATATATGGTGGTAGCAAGAGGAATGGAAGTCGTCCACCTCATTTCTGCAAGAGCAGTGGTTCTATTGCTCGTCACATCCTTCAACAATTGCAGAATGTGAACATTATTGATATTGACCCCAAGGG TGGGAGGAGAATCACTTCAAGTGGTCAACGGGATCTTGACCAAGTTGCTGGACGCATTGTGGTAGCCCCTTGA